The Gammaproteobacteria bacterium genome contains the following window.
TATCGCACAGCGCGATCTGCAAATCCGCATCATCTTCAACCACGAGTATTACTGCTTGAGTCATACAACCTCCTGAAATTCGGGCGTGCTAATTTTGTATGCCGGCGATCGGCAGCTGAACAATCGGCAGTTGAACAATGAAACGGCTTCCCTGGCCTTCGATCGAGTCCACCCGCACGCTGCCTCCATGAGCGCGTGCCACTGCCTGCACAACCGCCAGGCCAAGGCCGGTGCCGTCATTACGGGTGGTGAAAAAGGGCTTAAACAGGTCTTTCTGAATATGCTTGGGGATGCCAGGGCCGTCGTCGATGACCGACAGCTCCACGGTGTCGCCCATGCCGTCATCGGCATGCAGGTGTAGCGTTCCCTGTTTGCCGATGGCCTGAATCGCGTTGTTGGCAAGATTCAGCAATGCGCTGCCGAGAATGCGGGGATTGCCTTTGACCTGGCGGTCCGGCGTGTCACTGCTGACCACCAGCGTGATATCACGCTGTTCGCACATGGCCGCCACCGCGCTGGAGAGATCCGTCAATAGCGCCTGCAGGCTGATGCTTTCCTCGCCGCTGTAGCCGGAACGTGAAAACATCAGCATGTCGGTGATCAGTGCCTCGAGCTGACGCAGCTGGCCCATGACCTTGTCCACAATGCGGGAGCGATGCGCGTTATCGAGGTGGGAATTTTTGAGCTGGGCGGCAAACAGCAGGCTGGATGCCAGGGGGGTGCGGATCTGATGGGCCAGGCCCGCGGCCATTTCACCCATGGCAATCAGCCGCTGGTGTTGGCC
Protein-coding sequences here:
- a CDS encoding ATP-binding protein; its protein translation is MASTQAQHIQDLEESFRIFNRVSEHLEASYHQLEDSVTQLHSELSNTQQSRAQEAANTSGEVAFRAARLDAILTALPAGVVVLDGAGCISECNPAARQLLGEPLQGESWATVIARVFAPRSDDGHEISLRDGRRASISTCPLSDGQPGQVLLITDLTETRELQEHLGQHQRLIAMGEMAAGLAHQIRTPLASSLLFAAQLKNSHLDNAHRSRIVDKVMGQLRQLEALITDMLMFSRSGYSGEESISLQALLTDLSSAVAAMCEQRDITLVVSSDTPDRQVKGNPRILGSALLNLANNAIQAIGKQGTLHLHADDGMGDTVELSVIDDGPGIPKHIQKDLFKPFFTTRNDGTGLGLAVVQAVARAHGGSVRVDSIEGQGSRFIVQLPIVQLPIAGIQN